Genomic window (Drosophila willistoni isolate 14030-0811.24 unplaced genomic scaffold, UCI_dwil_1.1 Seg777, whole genome shotgun sequence):
GAAAATCCTTTACTGCTTGTATACCCTTATCGTCAGCTTTGATGCCTTTGCCTGTAATCGAATACCCTAGGTACTTAACACTCGTCTGCAGAAATTCGCACTTATCTAATCTCAACTCCAATTTATTGTCAACCAATCGGTCAAAtacttcttttaaaatttctagaTGCGTATCAAAATCTTTTGTTGCTACCATAATATCGtctaaatatataataacttTTTCATCCCTGATCATATCGGCAAATATCCTGTTTATAAACCTTTGAAATGTAGACGGCGCATTTCTGAGGCCAAATGGCATACGAAGAAATTCAAACTGACCAAGCGGTGTCGTGAATAACGTAAACTTCACTGAATCCTCATGCATGTATACATGGAAAAACCCATTCTTTAAGTCGAGTTTCGAAAATAAGGTTTTTCCTGCAAGTCTATCTAAAAGATCATCAATAAGTGGAATAGGATAACTATCTTTTGAAGTCGCCTTGTTTAATTTTCTAAAATCAACGCACATTCTAAGTTCACCTGTAGTCTTTTTTACGAGCACGATTGGGGAAACATATTCTGACTCACTCGGCCTAATATATTCTTTGCTTAAGTATTCGtcaattattttttgcaaTTCAGCCTTTTCGCTATAAGAAAGTCATCTTGGATTACAGCTAAACGGACTTACGTCATTGATTGTGAGTTTCATTTCGCATTTAACCTTTGGTTCATTTGGTCGATTTCTTTCCAgataaaatttagaaaaaatattttcaaacattGTCGTTTCATtgaaacttaaacttttgccaacagaatattttgaatttaccACGTCACAATCAATATTTAGCATTTGGTTTTCAAAATTATCTTCTTTGCTCAAGTCATGGCTTAACTTAATACTTTCGGCCATTGACTCTTTACACAGATCATCGTCAAGCTGCAGTACAATTTTAGCTTTacatattttcataaaattctACCTAACAGTATTGGACTTCCCATAGACTCGTTGGAAACAATCAGTAGTCGAAcgtaaacatttttatttaatatttcaacGTAACATAAAATACTTCCAAAGACTTCaagtttacttttatttaaaccAAAATATGTATGTTCAGGACCGGGttccaatttaatttcatCTGAAACGAACTCCTTTTTAATTAAGCTAACTGCGCTTCCCGAGTCTATGAGGCATCcaacaattacaattacaattcTTATATTATCCAAACTTACTGATATTGCTGCGGGCTTCTTCTTATTTTGACTGCAATCTGCCACTCGGTGACCCATTTCACCACATCCAAAGCAAGCACCAGTTGCTCTTATTGGTTTGTTACAGTCGGCTGCTAGGTGACCCAGGCAGTTACAGTTGAAGCACCTGAATGTGGGCTTCTTCTTTGCGGAAACATTTGGCAGAGATACAGGTTTTTCCCGCTGCAGCACTATGTTGACAAATGCTGCCAACACGTCATCCTTAGACCCAAAACGCTGCATACAAGCCATCTCTCGCAAGTGACGGTCTGGTATTCCGTCAACAATATACTCGACCATCTCGTTTTCCGGCAAACGCAAGCCGCCAGCCAAGCCAACTTTGTCGTTAAAGTAATTCAGGAACGGTTCGCCGACGCACCACTTGCGTGCCTCAAACTCTCTTCGAATTATTACATTGGTCTTCTTTGATCCGAAGACTTTTCCCATGGCATCGAATATGGTTTTCACAGGCTGACACAAACACTCAGGGTTTGAGTGTATCCAATTCAAAGCTTTGCCCTTTAGTTTACCGAAGACAAGCAAACGTAAATTATTTTCGTTCAAGTTGAATGACCTTTCCAAATGAAGCACGGAAGATATCCAACTATAAACATTTCCAAGACCTGGTCACCTGTCTTCGTCGCCATCCAGCTGCTTGAGTGGCCAGACTCAGGGTTGCCAGCAAGGCGCAAAAACTCGTTCTCTCTACAAACCAGTTCGATTTCTTTGCAAAGTAGTTCCAGCTTTTTTTCCAAAGTGTACTTTActatgttttcttctttttggctCTCTTCATTCGACTTCTCATTTGTTCCATTGCGCTCTCCGTTGTTACTCTTTTCATTTGACTTCTCGTTTGTTGCGTTGCGCTCTCCGTTGTTGCTCTTTTCATTTGACTTCTCATTTGTTGCTTTTGATATTTCTGGCGGTTCATTCGTAATGCTCTCGTTTTCTGTCTGCGTCTCGCTTTCTGCATCGTTTTGATCATTTTCTGCTTCGTTCTGTCCATTTTCTGCTTCGTTCTGTTCGTTTGCCGTTACTTCTTGCTGCTGTTGACCTTGGAACAAGTCTGCCTCGAAATTTTGCGTCTGACCGGCGCCATCGTCCGATGAATACAAAATGCTCTTTAGGTGCTCCAAGCAATCTTTTTCAGGGGGATCCGCGCGTTTACTTAGGCCTCCGTTAGGAGCAGCTCCATCTTTTGGATGTTGCACTCTCGCTACAGGGCTAAGTTGGTTTAAACGTTCGGCTAGCACATTTTTAGTGCCAGTATCTGGTAAACCTAGGTTTTTGCACCAGATTTGTAACTGGGACTTCGAAAAATCGTCAGGATTTATTGAATccattattgttttttaatatatattttttctttgctaAATTATAGCTATTTCACTGTTTTTTTCACTGGGTTAACTATGACCACTTCTGAAATTATAGCGAGTAAAACACGTCTATCTCTGGTGAGCTCTCCATAAAAACTGAGCCGCtctcattctttttatttgaacctctctgttcttttctttaaagTGAGACAGCACGCTTCTCGTACTGTACCATTGCATAAAACTTAATACTAATTTGTAACAAAGAAAAGAGTAAGATATACTTAATTCTAAACATATTGCACTGGGGGAAAGAGTAagatatatttaatattaatacatATTGCTACAATATTATTGCTCATTatcatccattcatattcagttATTTAGATTAATGTTATTTTCAAGCTAGTTATGCAGACTCGTAATGCGATGGTGCCCGTTGTAGATTGCTTGTGTGAATCGCGATAGTAATTCGGGAATTTTCGGATTAGTCGACCAGAAGAAACTATTGGCGGCAACAGCATCGTATGACGTATCTTTGTATGACTAGGCGGGAACGCAAATTTTATGATCTTTGTAGTTTGAGGCTATCGTTAGGAATTGCAGTTGCAACTCGGTCTTATCGGGTTGACTGTCGTCGAAAAgttacaatattataaaataggcaTTCTTAGACCTTAAATTTGTTTAGAGTGAAAAGAACCTGGACCAGGAATAGCATATGACTGGCGTATGTCGGTATATGACCAGTTTAGGAAATCGTCATTCAGACAAATCGGCAATAGgaatatttgtttaagatttgatagaaatctattttttgtgCAGATCGAATCAACTTTGTAAACGACAATAGGATTGGATAATGATGGCGGattccaaatttatataatttaaattaattaaagaaaaatttaagtatgtcTGTTAGACACAGTCACGAGAGCATTGCGCGAGCTTTGCAAGAAAATGACCCATTTTGCGGCATTTGCcatgaaactttaaatgaaaacgaagCAATTGCTTCTTCGCCTTGTAAGCACAGATTTCACAATAAGTGTATTACAGAGTGTTTAAAAACTTCGAATTTATGCCCCACTTGCAAGCATCCTTGCACGATGAAACAACTTGTAAGATCAAATATTGACTTGGAAACGGAACTCCAAGAAGCTAGTAAATCAGGCGAGCCCACAACTCAGCCTGTGACCCCTCATAATACTCGTTCAGGACCTGGTCGACCTGCCAAGACCAAACCTATTCGTAATCAGGGAGCAATTCAAAGAAAAGGTATCGGCACGAGATCTTCGACCACCTCACGTACATAGGCCACCGCCTACTCAAGCTAGTAGTCCAAGACCAAGTACCCCTCCAGATTATACAACTTTGATACAAACTGCTATCCAAGCACAACAGGAACAGTTAGTAAACCATTTAGCTTTGCTGATCGACGGCAAGTTAGCTTCTATTCGACTTGAGCGCAAAGAACCAAACCCCATTTCAGAACGTTCTGCAACGTTCAGCTTCCCGGCACCAAGACAAGAGGAACACTATAACCACACGCAAACATCTAGAAATCTTAGTAGTCAGACTCAGAACTCAAATAGAGGGTCGCGAGCAAATTCGACATTGTCACCCGAAAAAGTAGCAA
Coding sequences:
- the LOC124461964 gene encoding cellular nucleic acid-binding protein homolog; translated protein: MACMQRFGSKDDVLAAFVNIVLQREKPVSLPNVSAKKKPTFRCFNCNCLGHLAADCNKPIRATGACFGCGEMGHRVADCSQNKKKPAAISDAS